One Serinus canaria isolate serCan28SL12 chromosome Z, serCan2020, whole genome shotgun sequence DNA window includes the following coding sequences:
- the GAS1 gene encoding growth arrest-specific protein 1: MVARSPARHGGDGRRWQRAAAWLWLAAALGAVWPPQGSLVQGRRLICWQAVLQCQGEPECSYAYNQYAEACAPVLLQQQPPPAGGGDSPAGAAGAAASSRRRCPSHCIAALIQLNHTRRGPALEDCDCAQDENCRATKRAIEPCLPRTSSPAGGGPGGGGPGGPGVMGCTEARRRCDWDSRCSLALNRYMTYCGKLFNGLRCTPECRAVIEDMLAVPKAVLLNDCVCDGLERPICESVKENMARLCFGADMGGNGAGSSGGSDGGLEEYYDEDYEEEPSQKGRDDAEDNAGVEPGFPVQADNAGRPAGAAGALLASILVPLLAGL, from the coding sequence ATGGTGGCCCGCTCGCCCGCTCGGCACGGAGGCGACGGCCGGCGCTGGCAGCGGGCGGCCGCCTGGCTGTGGTTGGCGGCGGCGCTGGGCGCCGTGTGGCCGCCTCAGGGCTCGCTGGTGCAGGGCCGGCGGCTGATCTGCTGGCAGGCGGTGCTGCAGTGTCAGGGGGAGCCCGAGTGCAGCTACGCGTACAACCAGTACGCCGAGGCGTGCGCCCCGGTGCTCCTACAGCAGCAGCCGCCGCCGGCGGGCGGAGGGGACAGCCCGGCGGGCGCAGCAGGCGCGGCCGCCTCGTCCAGGCGGCGTTGCCCCAGCCACTGCATCGCGGCGCTCATCCAGCTCAACCACACCCGGCGTGGCCCGGCGCTGGAGGACTGCGACTGCGCGCAGGACGAGAACTGCCGCGCCACCAAGCGCGCCATcgagccctgcctgccccgcACCAGCAGCCCCgcgggcggcggccccggcggcggcggccccggcggccCCGGCGTCATGGGCTGCACGGAGGCGCGGCGGCGCTGCGACTGGGACAGCCGCTGCAGCCTGGCGCTGAACCGCTACATGACCTACTGCGGGAAGCTGTTCAACGGGCTGCGCTGCACGCCCGAGTGCCGAGCCGTCATCGAGGACATGCTGGCCGTGCCCAAGGCCGTGCTGCTCAACGACTGCGTCTGCGACGGGCTGGAGCGGCCCATCTGCGAGTCGGTCAAGGAGAACATGGCCCGCCTCTGCTTCGGCGCCGACATGGGCGGCAACGGCGCGGGCAGCAGCGGCGGCTCGGACGGCGGCCTGGAGGAGTACTACGACGAGGACTACGAGGAGGAGCCGAGCCAGAAGGGGAGGGACGACGCGGAGGACAATGCGGGCGTCGAGCCCGGCTTCCCCGTGCAGGCAGATAACGCTGGCCGGCCCGCCGGGGCGGCTGGCGCGCTGCTCGCCTCCATCTTGGTGCCGCTGCTGGCGGGGCTCTAG